From Streptomyces sp. NBC_00690, a single genomic window includes:
- a CDS encoding TcmI family type II polyketide cyclase: MPSIITVGKFDSDNVADVSKILREFDGGVASELPQLRRRQVFNYCDLYVHMQDWDVEDAAEAYRKSTTDPRCARLNDSLSTYFGVHAATEGWDGPIDQPTAERFYVWPAQHLENLEQTYSAVIVNTQRQEHIPEVSRLFAESDSTDFPHKMGTLRRQIYLWRGIYLHIQDFAEPDATNVISAVWTEGDPRFLQLVDDLTQVIPPYDPQGNSLATRFYHWAAEVSE; this comes from the coding sequence ATGCCGAGCATCATCACTGTCGGCAAATTCGACAGTGATAACGTCGCCGACGTTTCCAAGATCCTTCGGGAGTTCGATGGCGGGGTTGCATCCGAGCTGCCCCAGCTGCGCCGCAGACAGGTCTTCAACTACTGCGATCTCTATGTGCACATGCAGGACTGGGACGTCGAGGACGCAGCTGAGGCATACCGGAAATCAACCACTGATCCCCGATGCGCGCGGCTGAACGACAGCCTGTCGACCTACTTCGGCGTACACGCCGCGACGGAGGGCTGGGACGGACCGATCGACCAACCGACGGCCGAGCGTTTCTACGTGTGGCCTGCTCAGCATCTGGAGAACCTGGAGCAGACGTACAGCGCGGTGATCGTGAACACCCAGCGGCAGGAGCACATCCCTGAGGTGTCGCGGCTGTTCGCGGAATCGGATTCAACCGATTTTCCGCACAAAATGGGGACGCTGCGCCGCCAGATCTATCTGTGGCGTGGCATATACCTGCACATCCAGGACTTCGCAGAACCCGACGCTACCAACGTGATCAGCGCAGTGTGGACGGAAGGCGATCCCCGCTTCCTCCAGCTCGTCGACGACCTTACGCAGGTCATTCCACCGTATGACCCGCAAGGTAACTCGTTGGCCACTCGTTTCTACCACTGGGCAGCAGAGGTGTCAGAATGA
- a CDS encoding SDR family NAD(P)-dependent oxidoreductase, translated as MTDDDIRSATLGSDGRIALVTGASGALGAAAARVLDRRGYQLALHYTTGVDRARKVAAELSRPSIVVQADVADWDATRDMVGRVRTELGSISVLVNAGAIRRDGFMATQSIDDWTQIIAVNLIGTFHTSRAALPDMMRARWGRIINVVSPAGLIGSPGQTAYSAAKAGVLGMTRSLALECGRFEVTVNALSPGLMCTALTEDVPAKVRTALMARTAFGRMGTPGEVARGIELLLDADYMTGQVLSIDGGMSIS; from the coding sequence GTGACCGACGACGATATCCGGAGCGCCACGCTGGGCAGCGACGGCCGCATCGCTCTAGTGACCGGCGCTTCGGGAGCCCTCGGCGCCGCCGCGGCACGCGTACTCGACCGCCGTGGCTACCAACTGGCGTTGCACTACACCACCGGTGTGGATCGGGCCCGCAAGGTCGCCGCCGAGCTAAGCAGACCCAGCATCGTGGTGCAGGCGGACGTCGCAGACTGGGATGCCACGCGGGACATGGTCGGCCGGGTGCGCACCGAGTTGGGCAGCATCAGCGTGCTCGTCAACGCAGGTGCTATCCGCCGCGACGGATTCATGGCCACCCAGTCCATCGACGACTGGACTCAGATCATCGCGGTCAATCTGATCGGCACCTTCCATACCAGCCGGGCGGCGCTTCCGGACATGATGCGGGCCCGCTGGGGGCGCATCATCAACGTCGTCTCCCCCGCCGGGCTCATCGGCAGTCCAGGCCAGACGGCGTACTCGGCGGCCAAGGCCGGCGTACTGGGGATGACCCGGAGCCTGGCTCTGGAGTGTGGGCGGTTCGAGGTAACGGTCAACGCGCTATCGCCTGGGCTCATGTGCACCGCGCTCACCGAAGACGTGCCGGCCAAGGTCCGTACGGCCCTCATGGCCCGGACGGCGTTCGGCCGCATGGGCACGCCCGGCGAGGTGGCCCGCGGCATCGAGCTACTGCTGGACGCCGACTATATGACAGGTCAGGTGTTGTCCATCGACGGCGGGATGTCGATCTCCTGA
- a CDS encoding PhzF family phenazine biosynthesis isomerase, which yields MHKYVVVDAFSNQPLSGNPVAVFFHGDDLATDQMQRIAREMNLSETTFVLPSRTEDSDAHVRIFTPVNELPFAGHPLLGTAVALGIGTEAHHLHLETAMGVIPFTLERAGERVVRASMRQPVPWWKPFDRTDELLHALDLGASTLPVEIYVNGPRHVLVGLDSVDALSQVNPDHRALSYFADLAVNCYAGSGGAWRNRMFSPSYGVVEDAATGSAAGPIAIHLARHGLRAYGQDVYITQGVEIGRPSLMEALVQGAGDRVDSVEVRGHGVITAEGLLHV from the coding sequence ATGCACAAGTACGTTGTCGTCGACGCGTTCTCCAACCAACCCCTCAGCGGCAACCCGGTGGCCGTGTTCTTCCACGGCGACGATCTGGCCACCGACCAGATGCAGCGTATAGCCCGGGAGATGAATCTCTCGGAGACTACGTTCGTGCTGCCCTCGCGCACCGAAGACAGTGACGCCCACGTGCGGATCTTCACCCCCGTGAACGAACTTCCCTTCGCCGGACACCCGCTGCTCGGCACCGCTGTGGCCTTGGGCATCGGCACAGAGGCGCACCATTTGCACCTGGAGACCGCCATGGGAGTCATTCCCTTCACACTCGAACGCGCCGGTGAACGAGTGGTCCGGGCGAGCATGCGCCAGCCGGTGCCCTGGTGGAAACCTTTCGACCGCACCGATGAACTGCTTCACGCGCTGGACCTCGGTGCGTCGACCCTTCCCGTCGAGATCTATGTGAACGGACCGCGGCACGTCCTCGTGGGGCTCGACAGCGTGGATGCCCTATCGCAGGTCAATCCCGATCACCGCGCTCTGTCGTACTTTGCCGACTTGGCGGTTAACTGCTACGCCGGAAGCGGGGGTGCTTGGCGCAACCGCATGTTCTCGCCCTCCTACGGAGTGGTGGAGGACGCAGCCACCGGCTCCGCCGCTGGGCCCATCGCCATCCATCTCGCGCGGCACGGCCTGCGTGCGTACGGGCAGGACGTCTACATCACCCAGGGTGTGGAGATCGGCCGGCCCTCGCTCATGGAAGCGCTGGTGCAGGGAGCAGGCGACCGGGTCGACTCCGTGGAGGTCCGCGGCCACGGAGTCATCACTGCTGAGGGGCTGCTCCATGTCTGA
- the phzG gene encoding phenazine biosynthesis FMN-dependent oxidase PhzG, with amino-acid sequence MSDPLSSPSTTDGVGDRPAAARSESLTGTHEVRFPEYQVPPNDPMGLLATWLGRSVALGVREPRALALATADAQGRPSSRTVVLGSVTEAGVDFVTHACSRKGRELAENPWASGVLYWRETSQQITLAGPVHRLPHSQAQALWQARPVFTHAMSTVSQQSRSMESLAEVAELRDRARTLGASQRALPCPETFAAYRLAPVVVEFWANGTDRLHERLRYDRTADGWNADRLQP; translated from the coding sequence ATGTCTGACCCGCTCTCGTCGCCCTCAACTACAGACGGCGTGGGCGACCGCCCGGCCGCAGCACGGTCGGAATCGCTCACCGGCACCCATGAGGTGCGCTTCCCGGAGTACCAGGTGCCGCCGAACGACCCGATGGGGTTGCTGGCCACCTGGCTCGGACGCAGTGTCGCCCTCGGAGTTCGGGAGCCGCGCGCATTGGCTCTGGCCACCGCCGATGCTCAAGGCCGTCCCTCGTCCCGCACCGTAGTCCTCGGCTCGGTGACCGAGGCCGGGGTTGACTTCGTCACCCACGCCTGCAGCCGAAAAGGACGGGAACTGGCCGAGAACCCCTGGGCGTCAGGTGTCTTGTACTGGAGGGAGACCAGCCAGCAGATCACTCTGGCCGGTCCGGTGCACCGGTTGCCCCACTCCCAGGCCCAGGCCCTGTGGCAGGCGCGGCCAGTCTTCACGCACGCCATGAGCACGGTTTCCCAACAGAGCCGGTCGATGGAGAGCCTTGCCGAGGTGGCCGAGCTTCGTGACAGGGCCCGGACACTGGGCGCGTCACAGCGGGCGCTGCCGTGCCCCGAGACGTTCGCGGCCTACCGACTTGCCCCTGTGGTTGTCGAGTTCTGGGCCAACGGCACGGACCGGCTGCACGAGCGGCTGCGGTATGACCGCACGGCCGACGGCTGGAACGCCGACAGGCTCCAGCCGTGA
- a CDS encoding multicopper oxidase family protein has protein sequence MVTRRRLLGAGIATAATGLTGVSLIPVFTAKDAKRAGGASTQNTPPPIVPFQTPMPLIPVAQPVSTVGGVDRYESNVISATKQILPGLSTQLLTYDGRFPGATIKARENRPVVIVQRNGLNVPVARHLHGASVAPESDGGPMDTIAPNAERVYTYPNRQPHASLWYHDHAHHLESENVYRGLQGSYLISDSIEDALPLPKGPYDVVIHLRDARFDAAGQLVYAMGDRTRNTLLTNGVPYPYFEVAARKYRFRLANSSNMRFFTLRLSGGANMIQIGSDGGLLPAPHTTQSLFITSGERADIVIDFSSYPIGAQVFLESVASNGSVEQVMRFDVTRSAPDPSSIPSVLRALPPLPTATAHRTIVMRMDEDGRPSPQAYMDDKVYDHQRVDAHVLFGASEIWTVTNANTRAPHNFHMHLVQFRVIERNGAAPGPAELGLKDTVAVMPGETVKLQATFDTYAGEFVYHCHMLDHSAMGMMATMKIT, from the coding sequence ATGGTCACCAGACGACGCCTACTCGGTGCAGGGATCGCTACCGCTGCCACAGGTTTGACAGGTGTGTCGCTGATCCCCGTGTTCACCGCCAAGGACGCCAAGCGCGCAGGTGGTGCCTCGACGCAGAACACGCCCCCGCCCATCGTGCCGTTCCAGACGCCCATGCCGCTAATACCCGTGGCACAGCCGGTGTCCACCGTCGGCGGGGTGGACAGATACGAAAGCAACGTGATCAGCGCCACGAAGCAGATTCTGCCGGGCTTGAGTACCCAACTGCTCACCTACGATGGGCGATTCCCCGGTGCGACGATCAAGGCGCGAGAGAACCGCCCCGTCGTCATTGTTCAGCGCAATGGACTGAACGTTCCTGTAGCGCGCCATTTGCACGGTGCCTCGGTAGCGCCCGAGAGCGACGGCGGCCCCATGGACACCATCGCACCCAACGCCGAGCGTGTGTACACCTATCCCAACAGGCAGCCGCATGCCTCGCTTTGGTATCACGACCACGCTCACCACCTGGAGTCGGAGAACGTCTATCGCGGCCTGCAGGGCAGCTATCTCATCTCCGACTCCATCGAGGATGCCCTGCCGCTGCCCAAGGGCCCGTACGACGTGGTGATCCACCTGCGTGACGCGCGCTTCGACGCTGCGGGCCAACTCGTCTACGCCATGGGAGATCGAACGAGGAACACCCTGCTCACCAACGGCGTGCCCTACCCGTACTTCGAGGTCGCCGCCCGTAAGTATCGGTTCCGCCTAGCCAATTCCTCGAATATGCGTTTCTTCACCCTCCGCCTCTCAGGCGGGGCCAACATGATTCAGATCGGGTCGGACGGTGGACTCCTGCCCGCTCCGCACACCACACAGTCCCTCTTCATCACCTCGGGTGAGCGTGCCGATATTGTCATCGACTTCTCAAGCTACCCGATCGGCGCCCAAGTCTTCCTGGAGAGCGTCGCGAGCAATGGCTCAGTTGAACAGGTCATGCGCTTCGACGTGACACGTTCCGCCCCCGACCCCAGCTCCATCCCCAGTGTGCTGCGTGCCCTGCCCCCCTTGCCCACTGCCACAGCCCACCGCACCATTGTGATGCGGATGGACGAGGACGGCAGGCCCTCCCCCCAGGCATACATGGATGACAAGGTCTATGACCACCAGCGGGTTGATGCACACGTCCTATTCGGCGCGAGCGAGATCTGGACGGTCACCAATGCCAACACCAGGGCACCGCACAACTTCCACATGCATCTGGTCCAGTTCCGAGTGATTGAACGGAATGGGGCGGCCCCAGGCCCAGCCGAGTTGGGCCTCAAGGACACCGTGGCAGTGATGCCGGGCGAGACCGTCAAACTCCAGGCAACCTTCGACACCTATGCAGGGGAGTTTGTGTACCACTGCCATATGCTCGACCATTCCGCGATGGGCATGATGGCCACGATGAAGATCACCTGA
- a CDS encoding cytochrome P450, with protein MTKLPTHPIRRKLPGVLPAEYETLREKGIGRVTLPTGKLAWMVVRPEYARFVLSDPRFSSDKMNDDFPKMTPNSLNKLKYCAPFMINLDGPEHTAKKKPVIQEFSPAGLTRLLPRLRVAVVEQVDAMLERQDKPVDLVMELSYPIAWRLQEVFLGIPKAELRKMRDNVWDLLMRTGTEDEEKASAARLNQHAEDVMKEKAKNLGDDLMSRLIQQELEEHGEVDWFRLAPLMLSNAQGIHNSTSTMISLGVLTLLNHPEERATLLAEPDRMTVAIDEMIRYFSVNDGTPMRLAVADVRIGDTLVKAGDGLVVPTLPVNRDPSVCPYPNQLDLMRDKPTRHLAFGHGPHQCPANRLVPELMEIVYTTLFERAPKLALAVPESELTYKYHSIQAFGPAEMPITW; from the coding sequence ATGACCAAATTACCAACCCACCCCATTCGGCGGAAGCTGCCCGGCGTACTTCCGGCCGAGTACGAAACACTGCGGGAAAAGGGCATTGGCCGGGTTACCCTGCCCACCGGCAAGTTGGCATGGATGGTGGTCAGGCCAGAGTACGCCCGATTCGTACTCTCCGACCCACGGTTCAGCTCGGACAAGATGAACGACGACTTTCCGAAAATGACGCCGAACTCGCTAAACAAGTTGAAGTACTGCGCGCCGTTCATGATCAACCTGGATGGCCCCGAACATACGGCGAAGAAGAAGCCGGTCATCCAGGAATTCTCCCCGGCCGGACTCACCCGCCTGCTGCCCCGCCTACGGGTCGCTGTGGTCGAGCAAGTCGACGCGATGCTGGAGCGGCAGGACAAACCAGTCGATTTGGTGATGGAGCTGTCCTACCCAATCGCCTGGCGCCTGCAGGAAGTGTTCCTCGGCATACCCAAGGCTGAACTGCGGAAGATGCGGGACAACGTCTGGGACCTGCTGATGCGAACCGGCACCGAGGACGAAGAGAAGGCATCAGCCGCGCGCCTGAACCAGCACGCGGAAGACGTCATGAAAGAGAAGGCAAAAAACCTCGGCGACGACCTGATGAGCCGTCTGATCCAACAGGAACTCGAGGAGCATGGGGAGGTCGACTGGTTCCGGCTGGCCCCCCTGATGTTGTCGAACGCCCAAGGCATTCACAACTCGACGTCCACGATGATCTCGTTGGGCGTGCTCACCTTGCTGAACCATCCGGAGGAGCGGGCGACGTTGCTTGCCGAGCCGGACCGGATGACGGTGGCAATAGATGAGATGATCCGGTACTTCTCGGTCAACGACGGAACGCCCATGCGGCTGGCCGTGGCAGATGTGCGTATCGGCGATACATTGGTCAAGGCCGGTGACGGCTTGGTGGTGCCAACGCTGCCCGTCAACCGCGACCCGTCGGTGTGTCCGTATCCCAATCAGCTCGATCTCATGCGGGACAAACCCACCAGACACCTGGCGTTTGGCCACGGTCCGCACCAATGCCCGGCGAATCGCTTGGTGCCGGAGCTGATGGAGATCGTCTACACGACACTTTTTGAGCGAGCCCCCAAGCTCGCGCTGGCTGTTCCGGAGTCGGAGCTGACGTACAAGTACCACTCGATACAGGCGTTTGGTCCAGCCGAAATGCCAATCACCTGGTAG
- a CDS encoding ArsR family transcriptional regulator, producing MTGTHREAEATRRTAGTSHGVDVGQSSGSKAAQATDELLELSLGYLYSAALNTAARFRIADHLGAGPCTAEELAEAAGVDASYLYRVLRLLSTKGVFREDEEARFRLTPLAQLLRTDTEQSLRDYVLVRGEPAFWQSAGRLHEAVRTGTNAFESIHGVPFYDHVAADPELGRTFNSSMAAFSQVLSNTVVDSFDFSVCKSAVDVGGGRGGLLRTVLLRNPHMTGILLDLESVVAEHQLDVPELAGRWAAVAGDFFTSVPSGADIYLLKHVLASWQDDECVRILRTCRAAIPAHGRLLVVNALIPPGNEPHAGKTGDVLMMTVLNGRGRTRAEYEALLVASGFTVTRVLEASSHASAIEAVPAD from the coding sequence ATGACAGGCACCCATCGTGAGGCTGAAGCGACCAGGCGCACGGCGGGCACCTCGCACGGCGTGGATGTTGGGCAGAGCTCCGGCTCCAAAGCGGCACAGGCTACGGACGAGTTGCTCGAACTCTCGCTGGGCTACCTCTACTCAGCCGCCCTGAACACCGCAGCCCGCTTCCGGATCGCAGATCATCTGGGAGCCGGGCCGTGCACGGCCGAGGAGCTCGCCGAGGCCGCAGGTGTGGATGCCTCGTACCTCTATCGAGTCCTGCGGCTGCTCAGCACTAAGGGTGTGTTCCGGGAGGACGAAGAGGCCAGGTTCCGCCTCACACCGCTTGCGCAACTGTTGCGTACGGACACGGAGCAGTCATTGCGTGACTACGTCCTGGTCCGTGGTGAGCCAGCGTTCTGGCAATCAGCAGGCCGGCTCCATGAGGCGGTTCGGACCGGCACCAACGCATTCGAGTCCATCCACGGCGTGCCCTTCTACGACCACGTCGCTGCCGATCCGGAACTCGGTAGGACATTCAATTCCAGCATGGCGGCCTTCTCGCAGGTGCTCAGCAACACTGTTGTCGATTCCTTCGATTTCTCCGTATGCAAGAGTGCCGTGGACGTCGGTGGCGGGCGGGGCGGCCTGCTACGTACAGTGCTTCTCCGCAACCCGCATATGACGGGGATCCTTCTCGATCTGGAATCCGTTGTTGCCGAACACCAACTCGACGTTCCCGAACTGGCCGGTCGGTGGGCCGCCGTGGCCGGGGACTTCTTCACATCGGTGCCGTCCGGCGCCGACATCTATCTCCTCAAACACGTATTGGCCAGTTGGCAGGACGACGAGTGCGTACGCATCTTGCGGACGTGCCGCGCGGCCATACCCGCGCACGGCCGCCTGTTGGTCGTCAACGCACTGATTCCGCCGGGCAATGAGCCCCATGCCGGCAAGACCGGGGACGTGCTGATGATGACGGTCCTCAACGGGCGGGGCCGCACGCGTGCGGAGTACGAGGCATTGTTGGTGGCATCGGGGTTCACGGTCACTCGTGTGTTGGAGGCTTCCTCGCACGCTTCGGCCATTGAGGCGGTACCTGCAGACTGA
- a CDS encoding PhzA/PhzB family protein, protein MPDAITHAFADYVALRRKNRATVEKYLADTKGEARLRRHELFVEDGSGGLWTNDTGAPIVIQGRDRLREHGVWSLKCFPDWEWYNIQIFETQDPNYIWVECDGHGKIKFPGYADGYYENHFLHSFELDDGKIVRNREFMNPLEQMRALGIPVPVVKRAGIPT, encoded by the coding sequence ATGCCTGACGCAATTACGCACGCCTTCGCCGATTACGTCGCACTGCGCCGGAAGAACCGAGCCACCGTTGAGAAGTATCTAGCGGATACCAAGGGGGAAGCTCGGCTGCGCCGTCACGAGCTTTTCGTTGAGGACGGCAGTGGCGGCCTGTGGACGAATGACACCGGGGCACCCATCGTCATCCAAGGGCGAGACCGTTTGCGCGAGCACGGCGTATGGTCACTCAAGTGCTTCCCGGACTGGGAATGGTACAACATTCAGATCTTCGAAACTCAGGATCCGAACTACATTTGGGTGGAGTGCGACGGTCACGGAAAGATCAAATTTCCGGGCTACGCAGACGGCTACTACGAGAACCATTTTCTGCACTCCTTCGAGCTCGACGACGGAAAGATTGTGCGGAATCGAGAGTTCATGAACCCCCTTGAACAGATGCGTGCACTCGGAATTCCCGTGCCAGTGGTAAAGCGCGCAGGAATCCCCACCTGA
- a CDS encoding chorismate-binding protein gives MTGGQPHSRPPHAGHTDTDVLQRVLDGQAQAFALLHRPSVTGPDAVEVVEGSVTFPTTLADIPLPPAPGPQAGEGAQHDVLVIVPYRQLIERGFACADDGTPLVAMTITRQQQLPLAEALPRLPSVPTRLADGDFDVDDQTYEEAVRSVIKEMIGTGEGSSFVIKRTFVADITDYGAHSAPALFRRLVERESGAHWTFLIHTGTRTLVGASPERHVSLHHGIAVMNPISGTYRYPPSGPTLEGVLEFLRDRKETDELYMVLDEELKMMGRICDRGGRVIGPQLREMAQLAHTEYLIEGATDHDVRDILRETMFAPTVTGSPLESACRIIRKYEPGGRGYYSGAVALIGRDAYGSSVMDSAILIRTADISTAGRVGISVGATIVRHSDPGSEAAETRAKAAGLLAAFNEVPRRFAGHPSVRKALEQRNAPIGTFWLSGDARQAGAHPQLAGRRAIVVDAEDAFTSMLDQQLRSLGLEVTVRRFDEDCSLEGYDFVVMGPGPGDPQDQTHPKMRYLDATVETLLRRRQPFFSVCLSHQILGLRLGLPLRQKAAPSQGVHREIDLFGATERVGFYNTFALTCEGDAFIAAGVGLVRVSRDAVNGEVHALRGPGFASMQFHPESVLTQGGPRIVGAALADVLASASSMAG, from the coding sequence ATGACGGGCGGACAGCCGCACAGCCGTCCGCCGCATGCGGGTCACACGGACACGGACGTGCTCCAGAGGGTGCTGGACGGGCAGGCGCAAGCGTTCGCACTACTGCATCGGCCCAGTGTCACCGGCCCCGACGCCGTGGAGGTCGTCGAAGGTTCGGTGACGTTTCCCACCACGCTGGCAGACATCCCCCTGCCCCCAGCCCCCGGTCCCCAGGCAGGCGAGGGGGCCCAGCACGATGTGTTGGTGATCGTCCCCTATCGGCAACTCATCGAGCGCGGCTTCGCCTGTGCTGACGACGGAACACCGCTCGTGGCCATGACCATCACCCGCCAGCAGCAGTTGCCACTGGCTGAGGCTCTGCCGCGTCTTCCCTCTGTGCCCACCCGACTGGCTGATGGCGATTTCGATGTGGATGACCAGACATACGAAGAAGCGGTGCGCAGTGTCATCAAAGAGATGATCGGTACGGGGGAAGGTTCGAGCTTCGTCATCAAACGCACGTTCGTCGCAGACATCACGGACTATGGGGCGCACAGCGCCCCCGCGCTCTTCCGCCGTCTCGTCGAACGAGAGTCGGGTGCGCACTGGACCTTCCTGATCCACACCGGCACTCGGACGCTCGTTGGTGCTTCACCTGAAAGGCATGTGAGCCTCCATCACGGCATCGCCGTGATGAATCCCATCAGTGGCACGTACCGCTATCCCCCGTCGGGTCCCACGCTCGAAGGCGTGTTGGAGTTCCTTCGTGATCGCAAGGAGACCGACGAGCTGTACATGGTACTGGACGAGGAACTCAAGATGATGGGGCGCATCTGTGACAGGGGTGGTCGGGTCATCGGCCCGCAACTGCGGGAAATGGCTCAGCTAGCGCACACGGAGTACCTGATCGAGGGCGCAACCGACCATGATGTCCGCGACATCCTGCGCGAGACGATGTTCGCGCCCACTGTGACCGGAAGCCCGCTGGAAAGCGCCTGCCGGATCATTCGCAAATACGAACCAGGAGGCCGCGGCTACTACAGCGGTGCCGTGGCTCTCATCGGACGGGACGCGTACGGCAGCAGTGTTATGGACTCCGCGATCTTGATCCGAACGGCGGATATCTCGACCGCGGGCCGTGTCGGCATCTCTGTGGGCGCCACGATCGTGCGGCACTCCGATCCTGGATCTGAAGCCGCCGAGACGCGGGCCAAGGCCGCCGGACTCTTGGCTGCATTCAACGAGGTTCCACGGCGCTTCGCAGGCCACCCGAGCGTCCGCAAGGCATTGGAGCAACGCAACGCACCCATCGGTACCTTCTGGTTGTCCGGCGACGCCAGGCAAGCCGGTGCGCATCCACAATTGGCCGGACGCCGTGCCATCGTGGTTGACGCCGAGGATGCCTTCACCTCGATGCTTGATCAGCAGCTCAGGTCCTTGGGGCTAGAGGTAACGGTTCGCCGCTTCGACGAGGACTGTTCCCTAGAAGGCTACGACTTCGTCGTGATGGGCCCGGGGCCTGGTGATCCCCAAGACCAGACACATCCGAAGATGCGCTACCTGGATGCGACGGTGGAAACGCTACTGCGCCGACGCCAGCCGTTCTTCTCGGTGTGTCTCAGTCACCAGATCCTCGGTTTGAGGCTTGGACTGCCCCTGCGACAAAAGGCTGCTCCCAGCCAGGGAGTGCACAGGGAGATCGACCTCTTCGGCGCCACCGAACGCGTCGGCTTCTACAACACCTTCGCGCTCACCTGCGAAGGCGATGCATTCATCGCTGCCGGCGTGGGCCTAGTCCGGGTGAGCCGGGATGCGGTCAACGGGGAGGTCCACGCACTGCGCGGACCAGGCTTCGCCTCGATGCAGTTTCACCCGGAATCTGTGCTCACCCAAGGCGGCCCGCGCATCGTGGGCGCCGCTCTGGCCGACGTACTGGCCTCCGCATCAAGCATGGCGGGCTGA
- a CDS encoding aromatase/cyclase produces the protein MRCLVVSSTQQVEQVVTINADYETVFELVADVARWPQFHLSAVHAELVDSDEEGEVVQYWSLVGDSAVRTWRAVRRTDRPGRRITFTYKEADAPATEIRGEWVFTELAQDRTRVELRHHVGAPAGADLGPLLDKISQDSKEHLETLRDTAERRAELDELVLSFTDPLFIAGSIEDAYDYLYRADLWPERIPHVVGLTMAEDVPNVQFFDMDTKGPDGATHTVRSVRICLPPNVIVYKQISVPAMLVAHTGHWRFTETPEGVIAEARHTSTIKPSALSLLGSGTTISDARRFLRRLLSSNSMSNLSLAKRFAEERAGF, from the coding sequence GTGAGGTGTCTTGTTGTGTCGAGTACGCAGCAGGTTGAGCAGGTCGTGACCATCAACGCCGACTACGAAACGGTATTCGAGCTGGTTGCCGACGTGGCGCGGTGGCCGCAGTTTCATCTATCGGCCGTGCACGCGGAATTGGTCGACAGCGACGAAGAGGGCGAGGTGGTCCAATACTGGTCGCTGGTCGGTGATTCTGCCGTTCGCACATGGCGGGCTGTGCGCCGCACTGACCGGCCGGGACGCCGCATCACGTTCACCTACAAGGAGGCCGATGCGCCCGCCACTGAGATCCGCGGGGAGTGGGTGTTCACTGAGCTGGCGCAGGACCGGACCCGGGTTGAGTTGCGCCACCACGTAGGCGCACCGGCTGGCGCCGATCTTGGCCCACTGCTGGACAAGATCAGTCAGGACAGCAAGGAACACCTCGAAACTCTGCGTGACACGGCGGAACGGCGTGCCGAACTGGATGAGCTCGTCCTGTCTTTCACCGACCCGTTGTTCATCGCCGGTTCCATTGAGGACGCCTACGACTATCTCTACCGGGCTGACCTGTGGCCCGAGCGCATCCCACACGTGGTGGGGCTCACCATGGCGGAGGACGTGCCGAACGTTCAGTTCTTCGACATGGATACCAAGGGCCCCGATGGCGCGACGCACACGGTTCGGTCGGTGCGAATCTGCTTGCCACCCAACGTGATTGTGTACAAGCAAATCAGTGTGCCTGCGATGTTGGTCGCACACACCGGTCACTGGCGGTTCACCGAGACTCCGGAAGGCGTCATCGCCGAGGCCCGGCACACCAGCACGATCAAACCATCGGCACTGTCGCTACTGGGCAGCGGGACAACAATCAGTGACGCGCGCCGATTCCTGCGGCGTCTGCTGAGCAGCAACAGCATGAGCAACCTGAGCCTTGCCAAGAGATTTGCGGAGGAGCGTGCAGGCTTCTGA